The Clavelina lepadiformis chromosome 1, kaClaLepa1.1, whole genome shotgun sequence genome segment AAATCATACAAGCTAtcagaaaataattattaCAAAGTCAACGACGACTCACGTGAGTTGTGAAAacctttttataaaaatctgaaaacacACCGATAACACATTTGTGCACAAGCCATTCCTGTTGCTCGATACATATAGTGACATCACAAAGTTCTTGGCCAGACTTCCTGTCTCTGTTTAGGTTATTGTACAGATTCAACATGATatacataaaatttataaaattgcagaagaaagtaaaaaaaatcacTTACACTGATTACAACACCCCTGTGTGATTGTGTAATTGTCATCAAACCCAACAATACGCCAAATTAGCACATGATAAccaatttattgtttaaactGACTGAAAGCAATTTAAGCCAAAGCAACAGGAATCACACTTTGGGATTAGTGGTTGTGATGatcattatttttatcaagttgATTTGTGAATGCTGCGTGTTTCAAGTTCTTGGGCTGTTCTGCTTTGCTTGTTTGCCGAGTTATTATGCCGGCAAGCTATAATGATGgcatttttgtttcatgtCCCCCCAAAAGCAATGACAAAAAGCAAACGATACAATATTTGTTATGCAGATGTTTCAGTCCACACTATAACGATTAGCAATGATTACATCAAATGGTAAAAAATTCAAGTTGTTCACTGTAACCCAATGAAATAGTTACCTATTTAGTTTCTCCAACAAACTGACAGCATGTTTACAGTAAACATCATTGACAGAACTTTCCTCAGGTATTCCTGGTCTTACTGCTGTTGAATTCATATCATACGAGGAAGTATCAAAACTtcattcaaaaattaattaagcTAAAGCGCCAAAACAAATGCTTAGCCTTACACATGTTACAAATAACATTGTGGAGGTTGTTGTAGGATTCACATAAACTACACCTGTGTGAACCAAAATAAATATGCTTAAGATGTgtgcaaacaataaatatacGTATCAGATATCACACTTACGGCTTGACGCTAATTGAACTGTTCACAATAATACTTTGTTAAACAGTTATTATCAACTAATTATGCTCCTGTTAGATAATTTGCTAGAAATACAAATTGTTTAAGTTTGTTGGATAAAGACTAGACTTATGTGTAGAAATGTGTTGTAGTTCCAGAATGGAAATTCAGCaggattaaaattaaaacttaccTTGCTAGATTGTACTAGCAATTGTTCCACATTTAGAAAGACTGAATGGTTCAGGATTTTTGTTTGCCAAAATTAACTAAACACAACTGTATCGTAATTTAAGTTTAGCCAAAGGTTAGAAGAAAGGACTTTTGAGTGGTTACCAAAACCTTTCATAACACAGAAAATGACATAAATGAACCAGACAGGAATCAATGAACTAACCAGAATTCATATATTTATCTATTCTATTtccaaaattataaaagtgcTACACTGACATTACTGGGACGACAAAACTTACTAAATATCTTATTCATTTTGATTTCATATGATTTTGAATTTGCATACCAACAAAACCTAAATCGCACTCAAGCTTGTGTCATCATGCAAGCATAAAAACTACCGTATTCCAAATTACAACATTTAAGCATGACactttataattaaaaaagaggGCTTTAAGTTTCTTGCTCAAGCTAATAAAAACTCTATCGGTCTATCCCATGCATTAAGGTTTGACGATGAAATGTAGAAAGTTATGAAGGCATTGAAAAATAGTTTCTTAAGTATAACCGTACTACACTGAACTGGAGCCCTCAAAGGTCATGTCAAAACAGCACAAATACAGACAGCAGCTTGTAACTGGGTCCTAATTCTAACACTTGAATAATTCAAACTAGGTAAttaattctaaattaaaactgtgacaatttcttaaaattctATGTAATGTATACTATTTCTTAAGTTACCTCAAACTCTAAAGTTTAGCTCATGATTTCGAAATAATTAAcaaatattgttaattttatagTGCTGTCTCTAATGTAGTGAGATTATTTTAATGGAGGTATTCAGGTATGTATTATTGGCAATCCTTTGTAATTCAACTGAGATACCTAACTTCAAAGAATtgcacaaaaaagtttgatttcaAAGCTGTCACATCACATTTATAGGCAAGCATGGAAATGTATCTCCCTCTCTTACGCTCTCCCAAAAGCCAAAAACATCAATCATGTTATCATCAATTACATCTTTCAATATACGTGACATGGTATTTCACAGtgttttatttccaaaaattaaattcagaCAACATATAAGAGATGAAGAAAACTTAATATGAACACAttcaaagtttcaaaattCATGGTATAACTAATACTCAAGAAAAACTGAAGTTTCTATCATCAGGAAGTTTTATAACATGAATATGGAATATGAACTGTCCCGCAATTCAGTTTTTTTCCCAGCAAGTAGCAAAGACTTGTCAGTATTATTAGGGTTTCAATTTGAACAAGTGTTAACTTGAAGTACACAACCAGTTGGTAATTATTGAGAATGGGAGATGCAGAAGCTTAAAGGGAGgagcaagtccaaaaacaagtaaatCAACGAGCAATGATCATTGAATATACTGGTGGAAGAATCTTTAACAATACGGGCTGGTTGAGCAgttattgcaaaaattgtaTGCACATTTGGCCTCCTATTAGGACAGAGAGGGCAGTCAATATGCTTGATGACTGGGGTTTGTATTAGGTGTCGTAGGCTAGCTAACGCGTAATAATAAGTAGGTGATTAGTgatttggacttgcccctcactttaaactTACACCAAGAAGGGGTCGTCAACAAGAAAACCAGACAAAAGAATAAACTCATTATGATTCAGGTGGCAACGGTTATGACTTCACTCACACAACTACAAAGAAATATCATTATGCATTCTGACAAGGTGCAGCCgattgtaaacatttcatcaaataCTGACAATGACTTCTACTTTGGGTACGCATTATAAAAGGAAATGTACTCGTATTCCAAATTTCACCAGCGGTTTAACTGTACTAGTCTAAAGTGAAAATCCGACTTGAAATGTCATCAAGCATCCAATCAATCCCTTCCAGTAAATTTTGGCCAGTAACAGCGCTGCAGGGTAAAATGGACCAATGGTGAGTCTTGATGCTTTCCAAATCTAACACCTGCAAGCAGACAAACAATTAACTAATATTACAGATGACTTGTAAGCTAACAacgtttgtatttttatgaaaGCATCAGGTGGGAATATTggaatgtgaaataaaatCTTACTTCTTTAATTTCAATGGCAGAAAGTGCTCCCGGCAGATCTTGTTTATTTGCGAAAACAAGAAGAGTAGCTCCTGCCAATCTCTGAGATGTTTATGTAATCAGTTAATATATGTCATAAAACCGTTATGTGTAATGTACCCCTATGCCTTAtacctatatatatatataatcatgatttttatgacaaaaagcTGAGTACTGTATCAGCAAGTTCTGAAGATTTGATAGACTTTATACGTAAACACACCAAATAGTCGCATTAATCACCTCCTCAACCAAAAGTTTGTGAAGTTCTTGAACACAATCTGCAAGTCTTCTTTTGTCTGCGCTGTCGACAACCCAAACCAACCCATCGGTGCTTTCAAAGTAGTTTCTCCAGTACGATCGCAGAGACTTTTGCCCACCTACGTCCCAGATGTTTAGTTTAAAGCTGCATGAATTGATATGAATACAGTGAATTTTGGTGACGGTGAATTCTTCATTTGTAAcaatacagaaaagtttatttatttatttatttatagtttatttaaaactatACAGTTAATGTTTACTTAATTCCAAACCTATGATACAACTCAAAGTCACTTAAATAGTCCTGGCAAAATTTCAATACAGTAATTGCAATCATATTAACTTTTGATAACTCAAAGCAAACTAATAAATCATTTTAGCTTCGGGTAATGAGTTGttattgatgttttattttgtttataaaagtatagcTTCAATAGGTGTGTTACACTACATAAGCCTACAAAGTTGGGCAGGATTTAACCATTTACTATATACATTTTAAGTATGATACTGGAAAGTGgacttgtatttttaaaagtttaatggCAGCAAAAGGGGTCGAGActaattcaaacaaaacacagtGGGGTTATGGGAtgacaaaatcattttttacgtttaacaatcatgacaaaaatttatcaatgctattgtttattttttgccattgactGAGAGATGAAAATAACAAACCGGTAACACTTATATCACAATAAAACAGAACACGCGTGAAAGCAAGTTACTGGGACAAACAATTTCCTAGTTAAGCTTCTCCAGCCTCATGGTATTCAATGACCAATAATAAATTCATCACAAGTAtatatatgaaatattttttcacaaaatggaaaacacacaaaatagaTACAAATGCTTGGATTAAAAACATGAATTAAGTATCTGAACTGTTTtaaaactataattttatGTAGCAAATAAATTATGACTGTTTTTAATACTAGTTTCACACACGATTTTTGCTCCATAAAGTTtacagcaaacaaaacaatatgcAGCACTAAGCACGTTGGAAACATGTGATGGTGGTTCAAAAGAAACTCTTTGTTTTTTAGGCTGACAACAACGGTAAATGAAACAGGTGGCTGATGAGGTGATGGAAAGGACTCAAACAGATGAACTGAGAAACCACCATAGTATCGTAATTTGCTTCACGTAGccgttatttttataacttaaccGAAGAGCTATGAAACTGAAGAATAATAAATTATTGAACGTCGGTATCTACAATTCTAGAAGGTTCTTAATATTCTGCTTGTCCATTAATCATTTGTGAAAGGTGTGATTAAAACAAAGACTCAGCATCGAGTTCCTTGAACTTTTCTAACATTTGTCTTGAATAATGGTAAGCAAATATTAGGCTAGAATTTACACAATTTACAAATAGACACACAATTTACAatgaaaatttgcaatatatcAATGCGATTGGTTTTCGAAAATGCACCggaattaaaacattaaatatcATTTTAATTCGTAAAAAGAGCGAGAGGGTGAGCAGCAAAACGAGCGCTCTTTTCTCTATAGAAAAGCAGAAGTGCGAGCGATGCTCTTTTTAAAAGAGTGGTTACCCAGCTCTGTGTACAAGTGTTTGATAAGGTTACGTGCATAGAACAAAATCCTCATACCTTAGGCTTAGACAAACAATTTAAGATCAAGTCAACATTTAACGTTATTCCAAACCGAGATTGTAAATCTTAATCACTTACCCTCGATGTTCAACAGTTTTAATGTTGAATCCTAAAGTTGGTGATATAGTATTGATGTCATCTCCAATAAACTTCTTCAGAATAGTTGTTTTTCCTGCATTGTCAAGTCCACTGCAAGATA includes the following:
- the LOC143457422 gene encoding ADP-ribosylation factor-like protein 2; protein product: MGLLTILKKMKQKEKEVRILMLGLDNAGKTTILKKFIGDDINTISPTLGFNIKTVEHRGFKLNIWDVGGQKSLRSYWRNYFESTDGLVWVVDSADKRRLADCVQELHKLLVEERLAGATLLVFANKQDLPGALSAIEIKEVLDLESIKTHHWSILPCSAVTGQNLLEGIDWMLDDISSRIFTLD